The Desulfuromonas versatilis genome has a segment encoding these proteins:
- a CDS encoding amino acid kinase family protein, which produces MSKRHELDSRLKGETLVRKGLMNRHAQMAQLRIVPDLNVVKIGGHGAIDYGREVVLPLIEEIGELSKNHKMLVVTGGGVRVRHMLDIGIDLGMPTGVLAELAGKISEQNAEMMALLLSRWGGTRVKTGELLELPTLLHLGLLPVMHGTPPYGLYEHPPGVGLIPPHRTDTGAFLMAEVLGAKNCILVKNVDGLFSADPRIDPKAELIEDVTVEELLRMDLEDLAMERKLLYLLQDAHHVKEVKIVNGHVRGNIEKAILGERVGTRIRT; this is translated from the coding sequence ATGAGCAAGAGACATGAGCTGGATTCGCGGCTGAAAGGGGAGACCCTGGTCCGCAAGGGGTTGATGAACAGGCATGCGCAGATGGCTCAGCTGCGCATCGTGCCGGATCTCAACGTGGTCAAGATCGGCGGCCACGGGGCCATCGACTACGGACGCGAGGTGGTCCTGCCGCTCATCGAGGAGATCGGCGAACTGTCGAAAAACCACAAGATGCTGGTGGTCACCGGAGGCGGCGTGCGGGTGCGGCACATGCTCGACATCGGCATCGACTTGGGCATGCCGACGGGGGTTTTGGCCGAGCTGGCGGGCAAGATCAGCGAGCAGAACGCCGAGATGATGGCGCTGCTGCTCTCGCGCTGGGGCGGCACCCGGGTCAAGACCGGCGAGCTGCTGGAGTTGCCGACCCTGCTGCACCTGGGGCTGCTGCCGGTCATGCACGGCACCCCGCCCTACGGGCTGTACGAGCACCCGCCGGGGGTCGGGCTGATTCCGCCGCACCGCACCGACACGGGGGCCTTTTTGATGGCCGAGGTCCTGGGGGCGAAAAACTGCATCCTGGTGAAAAACGTCGATGGCCTTTTCAGCGCCGATCCGCGCATCGACCCCAAGGCCGAGCTCATCGAGGACGTCACCGTGGAGGAGTTGCTTCGCATGGACCTGGAGGATCTGGCGATGGAGCGCAAGCTGCTTTACCTGCTGCAGGACGCTCATCATGTCAAGGAGGTCAAGATCGTCAATGGCCACGTACGGGGCAACATCGAGAAGGCGATTCTGGGCGAGCGGGTCGGTACCAGGATCCGAACCTGA
- a CDS encoding ABC transporter ATP-binding protein, whose amino-acid sequence MEPLYTLHNIEKKVGENFLLRVEKLELFAGGLYSLAGPNGAGKSTLLNILAFLTSPDRGELFFAGERASWTAGWLQHKRQEVTLVPQNPFLFEGTVGNNLAFGLKVRGIMGRRQRERIYAALGTVGLEGFEKRRARGLSGGEIQRVAIARALALDPRVLLLDEPTSNIDSTHIMRLEQLVPELSRRGVTVVMVTHDQEQPRRMGCSILPIQGGVLQC is encoded by the coding sequence ATGGAACCTCTTTACACCCTGCACAACATTGAAAAGAAGGTGGGGGAGAACTTCCTGCTGCGGGTGGAAAAACTCGAGCTGTTCGCCGGAGGGCTCTACTCGCTGGCCGGGCCCAATGGGGCGGGCAAGAGCACGCTGCTGAACATCTTGGCCTTTCTGACGTCGCCGGACCGGGGGGAGCTGTTCTTCGCCGGGGAGCGGGCCAGTTGGACGGCAGGCTGGCTGCAGCACAAACGCCAGGAGGTGACCCTGGTGCCGCAGAACCCGTTTCTGTTTGAGGGGACGGTAGGTAACAACCTCGCCTTCGGCCTGAAGGTGCGCGGCATCATGGGACGCAGGCAGCGGGAGCGGATCTACGCCGCCCTCGGGACAGTGGGGCTCGAGGGGTTCGAAAAGCGTCGGGCGCGCGGGCTCTCCGGGGGCGAGATCCAGCGGGTCGCCATCGCCCGGGCCCTGGCCCTCGATCCCCGGGTGCTGCTGCTGGACGAGCCGACCTCCAACATCGACTCAACGCATATAATGCGGCTGGAACAGCTGGTCCCCGAGTTGAGCCGGCGCGGGGTGACCGTGGTCATGGTCACCCACGACCAGGAACAACCCCGCCGGATGGGTTGCTCCATCCTCCCCATCCAGGGAGGCGTCCTGCAATGCTGA
- a CDS encoding penicillin-binding transpeptidase domain-containing protein, which translates to MRKSFKHSSRQSQGGSWRDYQAGLQRRSNGRRLFRRVALRGLVVALLGTGLFFGLQALPRGGDSPSPIGAAQASLPALPAAGLTGKKELRQLLDQQAFNNLTEKALDLPVDGQVLRVETSLDVDLQNYLLERLDRKHSRYLGIVVMEADTGRILAMVGFDRENPSGNPCLLSEFPAASIFKIVTAASAVDQCGYTADSPMQFNGYKHTLYKRQLTQAVNRNTNTLSFEEAFAQSVNPVFGKLGQLSLGREQLEKSASAFAFNEPLDFELPLAPSHFTISDQPYHWAELASGFNRETTISPLHGALMASAVLNDGRMVEPSIVDRVVGADGEQLYLSQPQWGPQAMSAKASSVLSRMMEGTVESGTARKFFRGYQKDRALADLEIGGKTGSIDSSDHEARYDWFVGFAKERQGPRQLVVAAMVAHEKFIGTRASQYARMAMTRYFGQESPGRN; encoded by the coding sequence ATGCGAAAATCATTCAAGCATTCCTCGCGTCAGTCGCAGGGTGGCAGCTGGCGTGATTACCAGGCCGGGCTGCAGCGGCGATCGAACGGCAGGCGCCTTTTCCGGCGGGTCGCCCTGCGGGGACTGGTGGTCGCCCTGCTGGGGACGGGGCTGTTCTTCGGTCTGCAGGCCTTGCCCCGCGGCGGAGATTCCCCCTCGCCGATCGGCGCGGCCCAGGCTTCGCTCCCCGCACTTCCCGCTGCGGGACTGACCGGCAAGAAAGAACTGCGGCAGCTGCTGGACCAGCAGGCCTTCAACAACCTGACGGAAAAAGCTCTCGACCTGCCGGTCGACGGCCAGGTGCTGCGGGTGGAGACCAGCCTGGACGTCGATCTGCAGAACTACCTGCTCGAGCGGCTCGACCGCAAGCACTCGCGCTATCTCGGCATCGTGGTCATGGAAGCCGACACGGGCCGGATTCTGGCCATGGTCGGTTTCGACAGGGAGAACCCTTCCGGCAACCCCTGTCTGCTCAGCGAGTTTCCGGCGGCCAGCATCTTCAAGATCGTCACCGCCGCCTCGGCTGTGGACCAGTGCGGCTACACCGCCGATTCGCCGATGCAATTCAACGGCTACAAACACACCCTGTACAAGCGGCAGCTGACCCAGGCGGTCAACCGCAATACCAATACCCTCTCCTTCGAGGAGGCCTTTGCCCAATCGGTCAACCCGGTGTTCGGCAAACTCGGCCAGTTGAGCCTGGGTCGGGAGCAACTGGAAAAGTCCGCCAGCGCCTTCGCCTTCAACGAGCCCCTCGATTTCGAACTGCCCCTCGCCCCGAGTCATTTCACCATCAGCGATCAGCCTTACCACTGGGCCGAGCTGGCCAGCGGGTTCAACCGGGAGACCACCATCTCCCCCCTGCACGGGGCCTTGATGGCCTCGGCGGTGCTCAACGACGGACGCATGGTCGAGCCCTCCATCGTCGACCGGGTCGTGGGCGCCGACGGCGAACAGCTCTACCTCTCGCAGCCCCAGTGGGGCCCCCAGGCCATGAGCGCCAAGGCCTCCTCGGTGTTGAGCCGCATGATGGAAGGGACCGTCGAATCGGGAACCGCCCGCAAATTTTTCCGCGGTTACCAGAAGGACCGGGCGCTGGCCGACCTGGAGATCGGCGGCAAGACCGGCAGCATCGACAGCAGCGACCACGAGGCGCGCTACGACTGGTTCGTGGGCTTCGCCAAGGAGCGCCAGGGGCCGCGCCAACTGGTGGTGGCCGCCATGGTGGCCCACGAAAAGTTCATCGGCACCCGCGCCAGCCAATACGCCCGCATGGCCATGACCCGCTATTTTGGCCAGGAATCCCCCGGCCGCAATTGA
- a CDS encoding efflux transporter outer membrane subunit codes for MHPDFTLSKPSRRRLLGVATALWLSACAPVTPQLQPPVEPPAAFSAAGDQALPERWWLALDDPGLDGLIERALAGNLSLQSAWDRLDQARALARRAGADLYPSLDAEASVSHLRLREGGETSSSDELGLGLVAGYELDLWGRIRSSREAALLDARASADDLQTAALTLSAQVAATWYQLVEQYGQLELLEAQRALNQQVLELVTLQFRTGQAGIADVLQQRQLVESNRGERAQAEARAGLLEHQLAILLGSAPGEPVAPRQSGLLELPSLPATGLPAELVQRRPDLRGAWHRVLASDRNLAAAIAERFPRLSLTAQLSTSGGKASDLFNDWLTSLAGNLIGPLVDGGFRRAEIDRARALAAEDLHTYGQAVLDAFGEVEDALLQERRQRELIASLDRQLELAATVIERVRDRYTKGAVDYQRVLDALLSHQQLQRTRLSAQRELIQNRIDLYRALGGGWELARGERVTSLTSTGRD; via the coding sequence ATGCACCCTGACTTCACCCTATCAAAACCCAGCCGCCGGCGGCTGCTGGGCGTGGCCACGGCGCTCTGGCTGAGCGCCTGCGCCCCGGTCACCCCGCAGCTGCAGCCGCCCGTCGAGCCGCCGGCGGCCTTTTCCGCCGCGGGCGACCAGGCGCTGCCTGAACGCTGGTGGCTGGCCCTCGACGACCCTGGCCTGGACGGGCTCATCGAGCGGGCCCTGGCCGGCAACCTGAGCCTGCAGAGCGCCTGGGACCGCCTCGACCAGGCCCGGGCCCTGGCCCGCCGGGCGGGCGCCGACCTCTACCCCAGCCTCGACGCCGAAGCGAGCGTTTCGCACCTGCGGCTGCGCGAGGGGGGCGAGACCAGCAGCAGCGACGAACTGGGCCTCGGCCTGGTGGCCGGCTACGAGCTCGACCTCTGGGGCCGGATCCGCTCCAGCCGCGAGGCCGCCCTGCTCGACGCACGGGCCAGCGCGGACGATCTGCAGACCGCCGCCCTCACCCTCTCGGCCCAGGTCGCCGCCACCTGGTACCAGCTGGTCGAGCAGTACGGCCAGCTGGAGCTGCTCGAGGCCCAGCGGGCCCTCAACCAACAGGTGCTGGAGCTGGTCACCCTGCAGTTTCGCACCGGCCAGGCCGGCATTGCCGACGTGCTCCAGCAGCGCCAGCTGGTCGAGTCCAACCGCGGCGAACGGGCCCAGGCCGAGGCGCGCGCCGGTCTCCTCGAGCACCAGTTGGCGATTCTGCTCGGCAGCGCGCCGGGGGAGCCGGTGGCTCCCCGGCAGAGCGGGCTGCTGGAGTTGCCGTCGCTGCCCGCGACCGGGCTGCCCGCCGAGCTGGTCCAGCGCCGCCCCGACCTGCGCGGCGCCTGGCACCGGGTGCTGGCCTCCGACCGCAACCTGGCCGCGGCCATCGCCGAGCGCTTCCCCCGGCTCAGCCTGACCGCGCAGCTGAGCACCTCGGGCGGCAAGGCGAGCGACCTGTTCAACGACTGGCTGACGAGCCTCGCCGGCAACCTGATCGGCCCCCTGGTCGACGGGGGCTTCCGCCGGGCCGAAATCGACCGCGCCCGGGCGCTGGCCGCCGAGGATCTGCACACCTACGGCCAGGCGGTCCTCGACGCCTTCGGCGAGGTGGAGGACGCCCTGCTGCAGGAGCGGCGCCAGCGCGAGCTGATCGCCAGCCTCGACCGGCAGCTGGAGCTGGCGGCCACGGTCATCGAGCGGGTGCGCGACCGCTACACCAAGGGGGCCGTCGACTACCAGCGGGTGCTCGACGCGCTGCTCTCCCATCAACAACTGCAGCGCACCCGGCTGAGCGCCCAGCGCGAACTGATCCAGAACCGCATCGACCTCTACCGGGCCCTGGGCGGCGGCTGGGAGCTGGCGCGCGGGGAGCGGGTCACAAGCTTGACAAGCACCGGCCGCGATTGA
- a CDS encoding efflux RND transporter periplasmic adaptor subunit, translating into MPDSEIKQTGPTSQQASPLARALRLLLPVAVLGAGVAIALWLLETKPQAKPRPQGRNATLVEVRPVLFGPQATRIEAMGTVKAAREVQLRPQVSGEILEISADLIPGGHFREGQRLLRIDPTDYRLALRQLSSEVAKVESELQMEQGNQLVAQREFELLGEAVSPEEKSLMLRQPQLQTLRASLEAARAKLEQAGIDLKRTEIEAPFNAVVMSREVNLGARVTPTSTLATLVGTDEYWVEVSVPVSQLRWIRVPRGQSEQGSLVRVYDRAAWGEGVYRQGRVIRLAAGLEEQGRMARLLVRVEDPLNLKTENAGQRAMLLNSYVRVEIEGEQLPSAAAIERGLIRDGDSVWVMDGEGRLEIRPVTIAFRGSEQVLVSAGLTPEDRLVVSDLPAPVAGMALRLNGEPGTAPERTAAAPSQAAPAVEARP; encoded by the coding sequence ATGCCCGATAGCGAAATCAAACAGACCGGCCCAACCTCGCAGCAAGCCTCGCCCCTCGCCCGGGCCCTGCGTCTGCTGCTCCCCGTGGCGGTGCTCGGCGCCGGGGTCGCCATCGCCCTCTGGCTGCTGGAAACCAAGCCCCAGGCCAAACCCCGCCCCCAGGGGCGCAACGCCACCCTGGTCGAGGTCCGCCCCGTGCTGTTCGGGCCCCAGGCAACCCGGATCGAGGCCATGGGGACGGTCAAGGCGGCCCGCGAGGTCCAGCTTCGCCCCCAGGTCAGCGGCGAAATCCTCGAAATCAGCGCCGACCTCATCCCCGGCGGTCATTTCCGCGAGGGGCAGCGGCTGCTCAGGATCGACCCCACCGACTACCGCCTGGCGCTGCGCCAGCTCTCCAGCGAGGTCGCCAAGGTGGAGTCGGAGCTGCAGATGGAGCAGGGCAACCAGCTGGTCGCCCAACGCGAGTTCGAACTGCTTGGCGAGGCGGTCAGCCCCGAAGAGAAGTCCCTGATGCTGCGCCAGCCGCAGCTGCAGACCCTGCGGGCCTCCCTCGAGGCGGCCCGGGCCAAATTGGAACAGGCCGGCATCGACCTCAAGCGCACGGAAATCGAGGCCCCCTTCAACGCCGTGGTGATGAGCCGCGAGGTCAACCTCGGCGCCCGGGTCACCCCGACCAGCACGCTTGCCACCCTGGTGGGTACCGACGAATACTGGGTGGAGGTCTCGGTGCCGGTCAGCCAGCTGCGCTGGATCCGGGTCCCCCGGGGCCAGTCCGAGCAGGGCTCCCTGGTTCGGGTCTACGACCGGGCGGCCTGGGGCGAAGGGGTCTATCGGCAGGGCCGGGTGATCCGCCTGGCCGCCGGCCTCGAGGAGCAGGGGCGCATGGCCCGGCTGCTGGTGCGGGTGGAGGATCCCCTTAACCTGAAAACAGAGAACGCCGGGCAGCGCGCCATGCTGCTCAACTCCTACGTGCGGGTGGAAATCGAAGGGGAACAGCTCCCCTCGGCGGCGGCCATCGAGCGGGGTCTGATCCGCGATGGCGACAGCGTCTGGGTGATGGACGGCGAAGGGCGCCTGGAGATCCGCCCGGTGACCATCGCCTTCCGGGGCAGCGAGCAGGTGCTGGTCAGCGCCGGGCTCACCCCCGAGGACCGCCTGGTGGTCTCCGACCTGCCCGCGCCGGTGGCGGGGATGGCCCTGCGGCTGAACGGCGAGCCGGGCACCGCGCCGGAGCGCACCGCCGCGGCGCCGAGCCAAGCGGCCCCCGCCGTGGAGGCCAGGCCATGA
- a CDS encoding efflux RND transporter permease subunit produces the protein MSALPRKRRERGPLAWMVQNRVTPNLLMLFLLLGGLFMTTRIKQEVFPEFDLDMVTVQVAYSGASPEEVERGIVLAVEEAIRGIEGVKEINASAAEGSGTVTAELEEDADQQRVYQDIQQQVDRITTFPDDAEEPQVSLVTRRREVLLIQLYGEVGERALRETAEQVRDRLLQNPGITQVDLAGERDYEILVEVSREQLRAFGLTLGDVAARIDTASEELPGGSLKTTGGDILLRIKDRRDWASEFARIPILTTPEGSVVTLGELAEVREGFEETDRFATFNGGRSIGLDVFRVGEQTPIGVSDAARAAMAEIAADLPEGIDWQISRDSSEVYRQRLELLLKNAFMGLALVLLVLGLFLEFKLAFWVTMGIPISFLGGLLFLPLMGVSINMISMFAFIIALGIVVDDAIIAGENIYEYRQQGMGFAQAAIRGARDVATPIAFSILTNVVAFLPISFVPGMMGKVWAAIPLVVITVFLISWLESLLILPSHLAHTGSRPSSRLGARLHGWQQAFAERFGRFINRVYGPFLDRCLRWRALTVATGLALLLVVLGYALSGRIGMILMPRVESDRAVVTAVLPVGSPLARVTAVQEELVGAMQAVAEQNGSERLLEGIYSEVNENQVEVTAYLTQPGVRPLTTAEVTHLWRERVGPLVGLESLRFQSDRGGPGSGASLTVELSHRDIEVLDRASVALAERLAEFPNVKDVDDGYTPGKQQLDFRIKPEGQSLGLTSSEVARQVRHAFSGVEALKQQRGRNEVTVRVRLPENQRASEFDVEQLMISTPAGTFVPLLEVAEVSRGRAYTTIARRDARRTLTVSADVEPIGETGQVMAALNASVLPGLARDFPGLSYGYEGRQAELAESMRSLVGGFALALLATYFLLAIPFRSYSQPLIVMIAIPFGIVGAVLGHLIMGYNLSLISMMGIVALSGVVVNDSLVLIDYANRRRLGGETPGEAIRAAGVRRFRPIILTTLTTFGGLAPMIFETSRQARFMIPMAISLGFGILFATLIVLVLVPCLYLVVEDLLGWLRLGPASQDEGAVAPAE, from the coding sequence ATGAGCGCCCTACCTCGCAAGCGCCGGGAGCGCGGGCCGCTGGCCTGGATGGTGCAAAACCGCGTCACCCCCAACCTGCTGATGCTCTTTCTGCTGCTGGGCGGCCTGTTCATGACCACCCGCATCAAGCAGGAGGTGTTCCCCGAGTTCGACCTCGATATGGTCACTGTGCAGGTGGCCTACTCCGGGGCCAGCCCCGAGGAGGTCGAACGGGGCATCGTGCTGGCCGTCGAAGAGGCCATCCGCGGCATCGAGGGGGTCAAGGAGATCAACGCCAGCGCCGCCGAAGGCTCCGGGACGGTCACCGCCGAGCTCGAGGAGGATGCCGACCAGCAGAGGGTCTACCAGGATATCCAGCAGCAGGTCGACCGCATCACCACCTTCCCCGACGATGCCGAAGAGCCCCAGGTCTCCCTGGTCACCCGGCGCCGTGAGGTGCTGCTGATCCAGCTGTACGGCGAGGTCGGCGAACGGGCGCTGCGCGAAACCGCCGAGCAGGTGCGCGACCGGCTGCTGCAGAACCCCGGCATCACCCAGGTCGATCTGGCCGGCGAGCGCGACTACGAGATCCTGGTCGAGGTTTCCCGGGAGCAGCTGCGCGCCTTCGGGCTGACCCTGGGCGATGTCGCCGCGCGCATCGACACCGCCTCCGAAGAGCTTCCCGGCGGCTCGCTCAAGACCACCGGCGGCGACATCCTGCTGCGCATCAAGGACCGCCGCGACTGGGCCAGCGAATTCGCCCGCATCCCCATCCTGACCACCCCCGAGGGGAGCGTGGTCACCCTCGGCGAGCTGGCCGAGGTGCGCGAGGGCTTCGAGGAGACCGACCGCTTCGCCACCTTCAACGGCGGGCGCAGCATCGGCCTGGACGTCTTCCGGGTCGGCGAGCAGACCCCCATCGGCGTCTCCGACGCGGCCCGCGCCGCGATGGCCGAAATCGCCGCCGACCTGCCCGAGGGGATCGACTGGCAGATCAGCCGCGACAGCTCGGAGGTCTACCGGCAGCGCCTCGAGCTGCTGCTGAAAAACGCCTTCATGGGGCTGGCGCTGGTGCTGCTGGTGCTCGGGTTGTTTCTCGAGTTCAAGCTCGCCTTCTGGGTGACCATGGGGATCCCCATCTCCTTTCTCGGCGGCCTGCTGTTCCTGCCGCTGATGGGGGTGTCGATCAACATGATCTCCATGTTCGCCTTCATCATCGCCCTGGGGATCGTGGTCGACGACGCCATCATCGCCGGGGAGAACATCTACGAGTACCGCCAGCAGGGGATGGGCTTCGCCCAGGCGGCGATCCGCGGCGCCCGCGACGTGGCCACCCCCATCGCCTTCAGCATCCTGACCAACGTGGTGGCCTTTCTGCCCATCTCCTTCGTGCCGGGGATGATGGGCAAGGTCTGGGCGGCGATCCCCCTGGTGGTCATCACCGTGTTTCTCATCTCCTGGCTCGAGTCGCTGCTCATCCTCCCCTCCCACCTGGCCCACACCGGCAGCCGCCCCTCCAGCCGCCTGGGCGCCCGCCTGCACGGCTGGCAGCAGGCCTTCGCCGAGAGGTTCGGCCGCTTCATCAACAGGGTCTACGGCCCCTTCCTGGATCGCTGTCTGCGCTGGCGCGCCCTGACCGTGGCCACCGGCCTGGCGCTGCTGCTGGTGGTGCTCGGCTACGCGCTGAGCGGACGCATCGGCATGATCCTCATGCCCCGGGTCGAGTCGGACCGCGCGGTGGTCACCGCCGTGCTGCCCGTCGGCAGCCCGCTGGCGCGGGTCACGGCGGTGCAGGAGGAGCTGGTTGGCGCCATGCAGGCTGTGGCGGAACAGAACGGGAGCGAGCGGCTTTTGGAGGGGATTTATTCCGAGGTGAACGAAAACCAGGTGGAGGTTACGGCTTATCTCACCCAGCCCGGGGTGCGCCCGCTCACCACCGCCGAAGTCACCCACCTCTGGCGCGAGCGGGTCGGGCCGCTGGTGGGGCTGGAATCGCTGCGCTTCCAATCGGACCGCGGCGGGCCGGGCTCGGGCGCCTCGCTGACTGTGGAGCTTTCCCACCGCGACATCGAGGTGCTCGACCGGGCCAGCGTGGCGCTGGCCGAGCGGCTGGCCGAGTTTCCCAACGTCAAGGACGTCGACGACGGCTACACCCCCGGCAAGCAGCAGCTCGATTTCCGGATCAAGCCCGAAGGGCAGAGCCTCGGGCTGACCTCCAGCGAGGTCGCCCGCCAGGTGCGCCACGCCTTCTCCGGCGTCGAGGCCCTCAAGCAGCAGCGCGGCCGCAACGAGGTGACGGTGCGGGTGCGCCTGCCCGAGAACCAGCGCGCCAGCGAGTTCGACGTGGAGCAGCTGATGATCAGCACGCCGGCCGGCACCTTCGTGCCGCTGCTGGAGGTCGCCGAGGTCAGCCGCGGCCGCGCCTACACCACCATCGCCCGCCGCGACGCCCGCCGCACCCTGACGGTGAGCGCCGACGTCGAACCCATCGGCGAAACCGGCCAGGTCATGGCCGCCCTCAACGCCAGCGTGCTGCCCGGCCTGGCCCGCGACTTCCCCGGCCTCTCCTACGGCTACGAAGGGCGCCAGGCCGAGCTGGCCGAGAGCATGCGCAGCCTGGTGGGCGGCTTCGCCCTCGCCCTGCTGGCCACCTACTTTCTGCTGGCGATCCCCTTTCGCAGCTACAGCCAGCCGCTGATCGTGATGATCGCCATCCCCTTCGGCATCGTCGGGGCGGTGCTCGGCCACCTGATCATGGGCTACAACCTCAGCCTGATCAGCATGATGGGGATCGTCGCCCTCTCCGGGGTGGTGGTCAACGACTCGCTGGTGCTCATCGACTACGCCAACCGCCGGCGCCTGGGGGGGGAAACTCCCGGCGAGGCGATCCGCGCCGCCGGGGTACGGCGCTTCCGGCCGATCATCCTGACCACCCTGACCACCTTCGGCGGGCTGGCGCCGATGATCTTCGAGACCTCGCGCCAGGCCCGCTTCATGATCCCCATGGCCATCTCCCTGGGCTTCGGCATCCTCTTCGCCACTCTCATCGTGCTGGTGCTGGTCCCCTGCCTGTACTTGGTGGTCGAGGACCTGCTCGGCTGGCTGCGGCTCGGGCCGGCCTCACAGGACGAAGGGGCGGTTGCCCCCGCCGAATGA
- a CDS encoding GNAT family N-acetyltransferase: protein MKIQKVTKENHAKVYALLRRAFPGSEYEAGLVQKLHENGKPVHEWVCIHTNKVIAYIAFSNAFNGNEVCGLHLAPMAVSPEFQKQGVGSELLRFALRQEPVKSQPLFVLGEPGYYRRFGFEPCPQPICPFDKNNAHFLSLGNAATAPFTVGYEPEFKTAAKPAAKPAEPRSRGKKRR, encoded by the coding sequence ATGAAAATACAGAAAGTCACGAAAGAAAACCACGCCAAGGTCTATGCGCTTTTGCGCCGTGCCTTTCCCGGCAGTGAATACGAAGCCGGGCTGGTTCAGAAACTCCACGAAAACGGCAAACCGGTGCATGAATGGGTTTGCATTCACACCAACAAGGTCATCGCCTATATTGCCTTTTCCAATGCCTTCAACGGCAACGAGGTCTGCGGGCTGCATCTGGCCCCCATGGCGGTGTCCCCCGAATTTCAAAAGCAGGGGGTGGGCTCGGAACTGCTCCGGTTTGCCCTTAGGCAAGAGCCGGTCAAGAGCCAGCCCTTGTTCGTGTTGGGCGAACCCGGCTATTACAGAAGGTTCGGCTTTGAGCCCTGCCCTCAGCCCATCTGCCCCTTCGATAAAAACAACGCCCATTTCCTGAGCCTGGGCAACGCTGCCACCGCGCCCTTCACCGTCGGCTACGAGCCGGAGTTCAAAACCGCGGCCAAGCCGGCAGCCAAGCCGGCCGAACCCCGCTCCCGGGGGAAGAAACGGCGCTGA
- the rnhA gene encoding ribonuclease HI yields MKFSPQLYLLDGSSYLYRAYYGIRDLATSGGLPTNAVFGFTRMLLGLLQEHRPDYLAVVFDPPREKTFRRTLYPDYKANRDAMPEELALQLPYVRKVLQALNIPALEAPGFEADDVIATLARRHAAEGVGVTVVTGDKDLLQIVGDGIGLLDTMKGRRSGPQEVLDRFGVPAERVPDVLGLAGDTSDNIPGVPGIGEKTAAELVARFGSLEAVLEWKHLVNGRKRQENLHAHADQARLSKTLATLRRDVPLEIRLPDLQRQRPNLAELIPLLRELEFEALEVAFTPPPPGVVEIYSDGSGSSSGPGGYGVVLRYGELEKELSGYECASTSQRMELLAAIRGLEALNNPRTVRLFSDSQYLVRGMSEWIHGWIRDGRLETPDALANQDLWQQLVALSRKHEVTWNWVRGHAGHPFNERCDQLAKRAAEEGLRAAELPGEPALEEKKVIPAPVGPANQAPVPVREESEFEVEEDGQLRLC; encoded by the coding sequence TTGAAATTTTCGCCACAGCTCTATTTGCTGGACGGGTCCAGCTACCTCTATCGCGCCTATTATGGAATTCGAGACCTTGCCACCTCCGGCGGTCTGCCGACCAATGCCGTGTTCGGTTTCACCCGGATGCTCCTGGGCCTGCTTCAGGAACATCGGCCGGATTACCTGGCGGTCGTTTTCGACCCTCCCCGGGAAAAGACCTTTCGCAGAACCCTTTATCCCGACTACAAGGCGAACCGGGACGCCATGCCCGAGGAGCTGGCACTCCAGCTTCCCTACGTCCGGAAGGTCCTGCAGGCCCTCAATATCCCCGCCCTGGAAGCCCCCGGGTTTGAGGCCGACGATGTCATCGCCACTCTGGCCCGCCGTCATGCCGCTGAAGGGGTCGGAGTCACGGTGGTTACCGGAGACAAGGACCTGCTGCAGATTGTCGGCGACGGGATTGGCCTGCTGGACACGATGAAGGGCAGGCGTTCGGGGCCGCAAGAGGTTCTCGACCGCTTCGGTGTGCCTGCCGAGCGGGTGCCCGATGTCCTGGGCCTGGCCGGCGACACCTCGGACAATATCCCTGGGGTTCCCGGGATCGGCGAGAAAACCGCGGCCGAACTGGTAGCGCGCTTCGGGTCGCTGGAAGCGGTTCTTGAGTGGAAACACCTGGTGAACGGCAGAAAGCGCCAGGAGAATCTCCATGCCCATGCCGACCAGGCCCGGCTCTCGAAAACCCTGGCCACCCTCCGTCGGGACGTTCCCCTGGAGATCCGTCTGCCCGACCTGCAGCGCCAGCGACCGAACCTGGCCGAGCTTATCCCGCTGCTGCGCGAACTGGAATTCGAGGCCCTGGAGGTGGCCTTCACCCCGCCGCCGCCGGGCGTCGTCGAGATCTACAGCGACGGCTCGGGAAGCAGTTCCGGGCCCGGGGGCTATGGAGTGGTCCTGCGCTACGGGGAGCTGGAGAAGGAGCTGAGCGGTTACGAGTGTGCCTCGACCTCGCAGCGCATGGAACTGCTGGCGGCGATCCGCGGGCTGGAAGCCCTGAACAACCCGAGGACCGTGCGCCTGTTCAGCGATTCGCAGTACCTGGTGCGGGGGATGAGCGAGTGGATTCATGGCTGGATCCGCGACGGTCGCCTGGAGACCCCCGATGCCCTGGCGAACCAGGATCTCTGGCAGCAGCTGGTTGCCTTGTCCCGCAAACATGAGGTCACCTGGAACTGGGTGCGGGGCCATGCGGGGCACCCCTTCAATGAGCGCTGCGACCAGCTGGCAAAGCGGGCGGCAGAGGAGGGGTTGCGGGCGGCCGAGCTGCCCGGGGAACCCGCATTGGAAGAGAAGAAGGTCATCCCTGCGCCCGTCGGGCCGGCCAACCAGGCACCGGTTCCGGTCAGGGAGGAGTCGGAATTCGAGGTCGAAGAGGACGGTCAACTGCGGCTGTGTTGA